DNA sequence from the Acipenser ruthenus chromosome 8, fAciRut3.2 maternal haplotype, whole genome shotgun sequence genome:
ATTAATAGAAGTACAAGCTGCTACAGGTAAGAacgttattttatttgttttgggtGTGACGTtttcatagatttttttaaatgaaaaaaaaaacaaaacattttgttattACTTATTAGGAGTGGTGTAGTCGTAAATCTGAAACGTACCAGAAAGccaattcaaatatagatttttcaCAAATAAATTATACGAATTTCAcgttctatttgttttattttctgcattttaaaaaatatatattttatattaatataataaaggtcaaggatgagaactTTGGTAGAATGTTGtgttcctgaacacttctatccgCTCACAGAGAAGCTAAAGCCTTCACTTCTTCAGCGTcacaaggctgtacttttctctcatcacactcgctgcccatgcggcatgttgtttgttgtttgtctggAGTGCACTGACTGATGAAACGTaaatgacgaaaatccttaaccccacTCCTGGCTCGGCTTGGCTCGCAGCCGGATTTATATGTCTTGTGAGGctagagtttcacggtttggttctcggtCTTCTCGACAAATAGACAGttgagaaccacccgtacccgtaccgtatatgccagtggaaaaggggtaCAAGTGACCCAATCAGTGAGACTTATGAATCTCCCTGGTTAGCAGGGTTTTGTGGGTAAACATATTCATGTTCAGCTATTGAATTGAACAAAGAGCATTcccaaaatgtacaataaaaccTGTGTTAAAACAAGTTTACTTGTGTTACAACAATGTCAATATAACTTATGAAGCACTTGGTAGTCCTTTTATTATTCCCATGGTGACAACCATTAACATTCATGATGTCTGTTATctctattttaatttttattctttttaaatctcCTCTCAGAACTTGCtgtcatttaaacaaaatgatttgTCTTCATTTGTAGGGAGTCTCTGTATTTGAAGATGGCTGTCAACATCCCTGGTCTGATCGCtgtaattgtgttttatatactCATTCTGGCAACTGGCATTTGGGCTTCAAGAAAAGCCAAGAAAGAAGAGAAGAAATGCACGGGAAACAAAAGCGAGGTGTCCATGGTTGGGGGCCGAAACATGAATCTCTGGGTTGGGATTTTCACTACGACCGGTAGGGTGATTTCTTATTGTTAAACAAACATTGACGCTTTATTTATGAAAGGTTATTAATAttataaactgtatctgttgAAACTTTCAAAAAGTTAAGgatgaaaaagaaactgtagcaGACACAATTAGATCATATTCATAACATTTGAGGATTACCAATATAAAATGGAAACACAACTGGAAACACAAACGCAACAGTTTGCTGACTCTTGCTTTTTTTCAGCAACGTGGGTTGGAGGAGGTTACATCATGGGCACAGCAGAAGTGGTTTATGATCCAGCAATGGGCCTAATCTGGTCTACTCAACCACTGGCATATGCACTTAGCTTGTTTGTTGGTAAGAAAAATACAGTCCTTGATATTGTCCTCTTTAAATATGCAGCTTTATAGGATgtgaaagtattttttattatttcttagacaGAAACCCTTGTTTATTAAGGACTTGCTCAATAGTTGTGCCTCTGGGGTAACACCTTCCTGCAAGTGATCAAAGGTTTCTAGCTTTATTTCCctaaaactgaaaatgtttaaGTAGGATGCCCCAGGCTTTCCCTGGTTTGGCCTGGAAAAATTGTCCGTTATTGGTTATATCTTGATCTTAAATAGCTTTTGAtcatttacagatttttttttttttttttttgctgtttctagATTTGTGGAAAGAGTCCCAAAAAACCATTTTCATTCTTCATCTATtttttacagaatttttttttttctttatactaGGTGGGCTTTTCTTTGCTAAACCCATGAGAGACAAGAATTATGTTACCATGATGGACCCATTCCAGATCCGATATGGAAATACGTTGATGAGTCTGCTTTCTGTTCCTGTATTAATAGCAGAAGTAGCTTGGGCAGCCAACATACTTGCTGCTTTGGGTAAATGCATTTTCTTATAGTTTTCAAATAACAGAATGACAAAGAAGACTGAAAACAGCTGTCAAACTGGGTCTGCTGCCAGTTCCGTCTGCAGATTACAATCTAATCTGCATGGAGACAATACACAAAAGTCAAAGATAACCTACATGTATCATGTTTTTGGTATCATTTATACAACCATTTACCAACCTTCAAAATGTGCTCATTATTTAGATTGAGTTCTGCCAACCTGCAATCCTCACTGGATGAGCTGCTTTGCTGTAAATCTGCTGTTGATGTAAATTAACTAGTCAGGTTACAAATTTCTTTCCAGTGGCTGATGTAAATGTGGCATATCTGTCCATCCAATTATTATCATCTTTTTTGACAAAGTTTCCCTAAGGTGAGACAAGCAAGCTTATATTTAAGTCCCCCTTTTTCGGAGCACTTACGCACTGAGGAGCACATTGGTTTactattaataatgttttttgaCAAAACTGTATTCACCTGTTTGCACTGTGTTAACTGTTCCAGGAGGAACAATTTATGTAATACTGGGTATTGCATCCTATCAGTCAATCCTAATGTCTGGTGGAGTGGCAATATTATATACATTACTCGGGGGCCTGTACTCTGTATCCTACACAGATGTTATCCAGCTCCTCTTTATATTTGTCAGCTTGGTAAGTATTAATACTCAATTACTTCTTGAATAGTTTCCATTTTTTATTACCCTCTAGATCTGAATATTTTTTCTCAATTTGAAAGTGAATCACATAAAAAATTGGCCAGAACAATGTATAAAGTGAATTcaataacaccatgtaacaaattttttttttttttttgttcctgggtagtaagtgttatttcctaattgcttatgcctcaaaagtatagaaaatggctattccccacaaactttgcttttgtgaccaggacagtgatattttgaaatgtacctatttccaatgagaaaacgctcgaatttgtgtcttttcgttcacataaagtccgaaaaaaacaacatatgaatccaaattaacatgtatttatactaaagtaatacaaaaatgactacaaaagatttagaagtgagtagtttttcaagatttacgattatactgtaaatcactttcacgaatcagcccccaaatgtagtctcccatcatgttctcgttatactgtccttcactgacagctcatccaggagcctcaaagccgtgctgctccataatggtaacaagtacccgtctcttcccctggcttactcggtgcacctcaaagaggattacaacagcatcaagaccttgctggacgccttgaagtatgatgagtacggctgggacccacGGAAGGTGCtcatgccaccactgcacatcaaattgggccttatgaaacaatttgtcagagctctagataaggagtcggcagccttcaagtaccttcaagacttcttccctaagctgtctgaggcaaaggtcaaagcctgtgtcttcgtcggaccacagataaagaagatcctagagtgcaatgaattccccaagaagctcactagtaaggagaaagcggcttggaacagctttgtcagagtggttcggggcttcctgggcaatcgcaaggccgaaaactatgtggagctggttgagactctggtgaagaactacggcacaatgggctgtaggatgtccctcaaagtccatatccttgatgctcatcttgataaattcaaggagaacatgggagcgtactcggaggagcaaggcgagcgcttccaccaggatatactggactttgaacgccgctaccaaggacagtataacgagaacatgatgggagactacatttgggggctgattcgtgaaagtgatttacagtataatcgtaaatctcgaaaaactactcacttctttaaatcttttgtagtcatttttgtattacttttgtataaatacatgttaatttggattcatatgttgttttttttctgactttatgaacgaaaagacacaaattcgcccgttttctcattggaaataggtaaatttcaaaatatcactgtcctggtcacaaaagcaaagtttgtggggaatagccattttctatacttttgaggcataagcaattaggatataacacttactacccaggaacaaaaattgtgttacatagtgtaattgggcagcagtgtggagtagtggttagggctctggactcttgaccgcagggttgtgggttcaatccccagtgggggacactgctgttgtacccttgagcaaggtactttacctttacctagattgctccagtaaaaacccaactgtataaatgggtaattgtatgtaaaataatatgatatctgtataatgtgatattttgtaacaattgtaagtcgccctggataagggcgtctgctaagaaattaataataataataattgcgtaCATTTTAGCTGTTGATATTTTCCAATCATATTATTCCCTATATggggtttaaaatatataaagttcAGCATCAGCTTTACATCAAGGTTGTTTTGCACACTATCATAAATCATGTATAAGAAATCAACTCATCACAATTACTGGTTTGTcagaattccagtacatctttTCCTGTGTACAGATCTCATACTGGGGAAAAACAACCTTTATACTTTTAATAGTAGTTCCAGAGTCTAATCTTCATCGTGTTGagtatttattataatataacaTATAATTTCGCTCAGCTTTGCTTCACAGTTCTCTCACATGACatctagtatagaataagaaacaCTCTAGAgtctacaggtgctgtttaaatgtatatctTACCATATATACTTGAtctcttgttttctttattatctTTTTCTGAAACCACAGTGGCTTTGTATTCCATTTCTCATGTTGAATCCAGCATCTACAGATATTATATATACCGCTGTTGACGAATTATATCAAGCTCCCTGGGTTGGGAAACTAGACCTAGTAGACCTATGGAGATGGCTGGATGATCTTTTACTAATGGTAAGATATCCATTGAGAACACAGTTTACCAGTGCAACTCCACAGTAAAGCTTTAGAATTCCCCTCCCCAGCCATTCTCATAATCATGTACATTTACAATAGAGTTACAATATATGTAATGATCATTGAATGCTTTAACTTTTAAGTACCCTGGTTGGGCTGGTTATGCTTTCTACAATAAACTACATTATATCGCAATTGGAAAATTCTACTGcttaaaaaaacattgaataatattcaatacaaaatactagTACACTTTACTCTTAATGCCAGCTGGTACACTAAACACCAAAtgtaatgcattatttattttttacatttcttcttAGGTTTTTTCTAGTGTTTGTTACCAAGACTTTTATCAGAGAGTTCTTGCAACATCATCTACTGCACATGCTCAGAAAATGTGCTACGCTGccgcagtgttttgttttttcttgggtGTCCCTTCTATGCTCATTGGTGCAATAGCAGCTTCAACTggtaggtgtttgtttgtttggttgttatttTTGCATTTGGTATGTATTGGGTGTGTTGAGAGGGTCTACAGAGAAAATAGCAATTGTTTATCACCCAACATGTTCAAGATATGAGGTCCAGTGGTTTTGGCAAATAAGCAACTTTTGTATTAAGGTTGAGCTACATAGTTCATTCTGCGCTCATTAAAACAATGTTCACTGAATGATGTATTGTAACATCCCATTAATTCCCCATCCTGTTTTGATGTTTATTGTTTCATGTGTATTCTTATATAAAATTTTATTACGGGCTGTTCAGACCATTAGAAGTTTTGAATTATAAATAGTTCAAGGTTGCATTTTTTAAGCGAAATAATGTCACCTTGCATGTCAGAAAAAAGATCAAAG
Encoded proteins:
- the LOC117406282 gene encoding high-affinity choline transporter 1-like isoform X2 → MAVNIPGLIAVIVFYILILATGIWASRKAKKEEKKCTGNKSEVSMVGGRNMNLWVGIFTTTATWVGGGYIMGTAEVVYDPAMGLIWSTQPLAYALSLFVGGLFFAKPMRDKNYVTMMDPFQIRYGNTLMSLLSVPVLIAEVAWAANILAALGGTIYVILGIASYQSILMSGGVAILYTLLGGLYSVSYTDVIQLLFIFVSLWLCIPFLMLNPASTDIIYTAVDELYQAPWVGKLDLVDLWRWLDDLLLMVFSSVCYQDFYQRVLATSSTAHAQKMCYAAAVFCFFLGVPSMLIGAIAASTDWNQTSYGLPTPYEKGEAGIILPIALQHLCPVYISIAGIGAIAAAVMSSMDSALLAAGSMFAFNIYKNMLRKRASDREVLWVIKISVIFFGVAAMGIAMITTSMYGLGIISGELLYSILFPQTVCILFVPMSNGYGASVGLVVGLTLRLLGGDSFLNFPPVIPYPGCTLVDGVYVQLFPFKTLTMLLSLFSIVSVSYLTSLLFKRGLLPKKWDIFYASKKTDIILKETELSPINNEEDVGGNENQA
- the LOC117406282 gene encoding high-affinity choline transporter 1-like isoform X1 gives rise to the protein MAVNIPGLIAVIVFYILILATGIWASRKAKKEEKKCTGNKSEVSMVGGRNMNLWVGIFTTTATWVGGGYIMGTAEVVYDPAMGLIWSTQPLAYALSLFVEFFFFFILGGLFFAKPMRDKNYVTMMDPFQIRYGNTLMSLLSVPVLIAEVAWAANILAALGGTIYVILGIASYQSILMSGGVAILYTLLGGLYSVSYTDVIQLLFIFVSLWLCIPFLMLNPASTDIIYTAVDELYQAPWVGKLDLVDLWRWLDDLLLMVFSSVCYQDFYQRVLATSSTAHAQKMCYAAAVFCFFLGVPSMLIGAIAASTDWNQTSYGLPTPYEKGEAGIILPIALQHLCPVYISIAGIGAIAAAVMSSMDSALLAAGSMFAFNIYKNMLRKRASDREVLWVIKISVIFFGVAAMGIAMITTSMYGLGIISGELLYSILFPQTVCILFVPMSNGYGASVGLVVGLTLRLLGGDSFLNFPPVIPYPGCTLVDGVYVQLFPFKTLTMLLSLFSIVSVSYLTSLLFKRGLLPKKWDIFYASKKTDIILKETELSPINNEEDVGGNENQA
- the LOC117406282 gene encoding high-affinity choline transporter 1-like isoform X3, with the protein product MAVNIPGLIAVIVFYILILATGIWASRKAKKEEKKCTGNKSEVSMVGGRNMNLWVGIFTTTATWVGGGYIMGTAEVVYDPAMGLIWSTQPLAYALSLFVEFFFFFILGGLFFAKPMRDKNYVTMMDPFQIRYGNTLMSLLSVPVLIAEVAWAANILAALGGTIYVILGIASYQSILMSGGVAILYTLLGGLYSVSYTDVIQLLFIFVSLVFSSVCYQDFYQRVLATSSTAHAQKMCYAAAVFCFFLGVPSMLIGAIAASTDWNQTSYGLPTPYEKGEAGIILPIALQHLCPVYISIAGIGAIAAAVMSSMDSALLAAGSMFAFNIYKNMLRKRASDREVLWVIKISVIFFGVAAMGIAMITTSMYGLGIISGELLYSILFPQTVCILFVPMSNGYGASVGLVVGLTLRLLGGDSFLNFPPVIPYPGCTLVDGVYVQLFPFKTLTMLLSLFSIVSVSYLTSLLFKRGLLPKKWDIFYASKKTDIILKETELSPINNEEDVGGNENQA